One window of Helicobacter winghamensis ATCC BAA-430 genomic DNA carries:
- a CDS encoding DegT/DnrJ/EryC1/StrS family aminotransferase — protein sequence MAVKFLDLHKQYLSIKNEIDRAIFSVIETSAFVGGTEVEAFEKEFASFIGGGVEALGVANGTDALEIAIRALELPKDSVVLVPANTFVASAEAVVSNGLRVKFVDCGEDYSLDVVDLKAKIEPSVSAIVVVHLYGIPANMEEILRLAKEWNLKIIEDCAQAHGARFNGQRVGSFGDVATFSFYPGKNLGAYGDGGMIVSKDSALLRKCKEIAHHGGLEKYQHNIVGRNSRLDALQAAILRVKLRYLEAWNARRKQVAQMYFEGLSGFVLPKVASDRECVWHLFVVRCENRKVIMESLKRVGIQTGLHYPAALPNTPAFSKKPYVVETECKNALVWQDKILSLPMGEHLEDEEVRRAIKIIKENC from the coding sequence ATGGCTGTGAAGTTTTTAGATTTGCACAAACAATATTTAAGTATCAAAAATGAGATTGATAGAGCGATATTTTCTGTGATTGAAACAAGCGCGTTTGTTGGCGGGACAGAAGTTGAAGCCTTTGAAAAAGAGTTTGCTAGCTTCATTGGTGGGGGGGTAGAAGCATTGGGGGTTGCAAATGGGACTGACGCGCTAGAGATTGCTATTAGGGCGTTGGAGTTGCCCAAGGATTCTGTGGTGTTAGTGCCTGCAAATACCTTTGTAGCAAGTGCTGAAGCGGTGGTTAGCAATGGATTAAGAGTAAAATTTGTGGATTGTGGGGAGGATTATTCGCTTGATGTTGTGGATTTGAAGGCTAAGATTGAGCCTAGTGTGAGTGCGATTGTGGTGGTGCATTTGTATGGAATCCCTGCAAATATGGAAGAGATTTTAAGGTTAGCAAAAGAATGGAATCTAAAAATTATTGAGGATTGCGCACAAGCACACGGAGCTAGATTTAATGGGCAAAGGGTCGGAAGTTTTGGAGATGTGGCAACTTTTAGTTTTTATCCGGGCAAGAATTTAGGGGCTTATGGTGATGGGGGAATGATTGTAAGTAAGGATTCTGCGCTGTTAAGAAAGTGCAAGGAAATCGCTCATCATGGAGGGTTGGAAAAATATCAGCATAATATTGTAGGGAGAAATTCTAGACTAGATGCTTTGCAAGCGGCGATTTTGCGAGTGAAATTGCGCTATTTAGAAGCTTGGAATGCTAGGCGCAAACAAGTGGCGCAAATGTATTTTGAAGGGCTTAGTGGTTTTGTTCTGCCAAAGGTGGCTAGTGATAGGGAGTGTGTGTGGCATTTGTTTGTGGTGAGATGTGAAAATCGCAAGGTTATAATGGAATCGCTTAAGAGAGTTGGAATCCAAACAGGGCTGCACTATCCTGCTGCACTTCCTAATACCCCTGCATTTTCTAAAAAGCCCTATGTTGTGGAAACAGAGTGTAAAAATGCGCTTGTGTGGCAGGATAAGATTCTATCACTGCCTATGGGGGAGCATTTAGAAGATGAGGAAGTTAGAAGAGCGATTAAGATTATAAAGGAGAATTGCTAA
- a CDS encoding adenylyl-sulfate kinase, with protein sequence MQKGAVIWICGLAGAGKTTYAQSLYLSLKKERENVVLLDGDVFRNIFQEDPDFTAKGRLRVAKKISALCSFLAFNGMVVVCATISLFEEIYSMNRQNISHYFEVFVKCSMQELIKRDKKNLYSRIQSNEISNVMGVDIPFVEPNAHCVLNNNQKENLEDNQRLLKEKVDDFLMKVYETSDKGYWHQFYANHMQIGQESYFAKFCMKYFKSGQSLIELGCGNGRDSLYFAKNGLDVLGVDQCDNVIEFLQQYKNYSLEFQCADFTKLDLCSSVRGGGHYDIVYSRFTLHSITQEQQNRVFGWVRNSLDSDGIFAIEVRGYKNSLYKMGIPVIDEKDAFIFENHYRRFLNFDALLRELKDFKIIYAREDRGFAPFADEDDYFIRVIAQK encoded by the coding sequence ATGCAAAAAGGTGCAGTGATTTGGATATGTGGTTTAGCGGGTGCTGGTAAGACAACTTATGCACAATCTTTATATTTATCACTTAAAAAAGAGAGAGAAAATGTTGTTTTATTAGATGGCGATGTTTTTCGTAATATTTTTCAAGAAGATCCAGATTTTACTGCAAAGGGAAGATTAAGGGTTGCCAAGAAAATCTCTGCACTTTGTTCGTTTTTAGCCTTTAATGGGATGGTGGTTGTATGTGCTACGATTTCATTATTTGAAGAGATTTATTCTATGAATCGTCAAAATATTTCACATTATTTTGAAGTCTTTGTAAAATGTTCAATGCAAGAATTAATTAAAAGAGATAAAAAGAATCTTTATAGCAGAATTCAAAGTAATGAAATCAGTAATGTAATGGGTGTTGATATTCCTTTTGTAGAGCCTAATGCGCATTGTGTGTTAAATAACAATCAAAAGGAGAATTTAGAAGACAATCAGCGATTATTGAAAGAAAAAGTGGATGATTTTTTAATGAAAGTTTATGAGACAAGTGATAAGGGGTATTGGCATCAGTTTTATGCGAATCATATGCAAATTGGACAAGAGAGTTATTTTGCGAAATTCTGTATGAAATATTTTAAAAGTGGGCAATCTTTAATTGAACTTGGATGTGGGAATGGTAGAGATAGTTTATACTTTGCTAAAAATGGACTTGATGTTCTTGGTGTAGATCAGTGTGATAATGTGATTGAATTTCTTCAGCAGTATAAAAATTATTCATTAGAGTTTCAATGTGCAGATTTTACTAAATTGGATTTATGTTCTTCTGTGCGGGGGGGGGGGCATTATGACATAGTATATTCGCGTTTTACTTTACATTCTATTACACAAGAGCAACAAAATAGAGTGTTTGGTTGGGTTAGAAATAGCTTGGATAGCGATGGTATTTTTGCCATAGAAGTGAGAGGATATAAAAATTCTCTTTATAAGATGGGTATTCCAGTAATTGATGAAAAAGATGCATTTATTTTTGAAAATCATTATAGAAGATTTCTGAATTTTGATGCACTTTTAAGAGAGTTAAAAGATTTTAAAATTATTTATGCTAGGGAAGATAGGGGCTTTGCTCCATTTGCAGATGAAGACGATTATTTTATAAGAGTTATTGCGCAAAAATAA
- a CDS encoding radical SAM/SPASM domain-containing protein has product MKDTIKQESTSAGRVVNNSKKDVDAIFVKKYGQKWLDYRKKWADASKHILNDFPLFVRFENQFKCNARCTMCVHGHADLRADYGYDGYLPFDVFRRLVDECDEYQCPSVAPSQTNEPLLDCDIIERLQYISTKQNIMDVHFNSNASLLTEEVSRKILDTSVTRMNFSIDAITEETYKKIRVGLDFKKVLRNIDTFLNLRAKLGRELPIVRVSFLLQEKNKHELEAFKNFWVDKVDYVSVQRYVPISPFDDERSVAISDAPIAGKQSCSYPFESIFIHGDGLAVPCASHRAKHIAVGNIYNNSLYEIWHSQGMQELREAHKNGDLSKTKLCDTCLFKG; this is encoded by the coding sequence ATGAAAGATACAATTAAACAAGAATCAACTTCAGCAGGAAGGGTTGTTAATAACTCAAAAAAAGATGTAGATGCTATTTTTGTTAAAAAATATGGGCAAAAATGGCTAGATTATCGAAAAAAATGGGCAGATGCTTCTAAGCATATTTTGAATGACTTTCCGCTTTTTGTAAGATTTGAAAATCAGTTTAAGTGCAATGCAAGATGTACGATGTGTGTGCATGGACATGCTGATTTAAGGGCGGATTATGGATATGATGGGTATTTACCTTTTGATGTTTTTAGGCGTTTAGTTGATGAATGTGATGAGTATCAATGTCCATCTGTTGCCCCTTCTCAAACAAATGAGCCATTGTTAGATTGCGATATTATTGAGCGTTTGCAATATATTAGCACGAAGCAAAATATTATGGATGTGCATTTTAACTCTAATGCTTCTTTATTGACAGAGGAAGTGAGTAGAAAAATCCTTGATACAAGTGTTACAAGGATGAATTTTAGTATTGACGCAATCACAGAGGAAACTTATAAAAAAATTAGAGTTGGATTAGATTTTAAAAAGGTTTTAAGGAATATTGACACTTTTTTAAATTTGCGCGCGAAGCTTGGTAGAGAGCTTCCTATTGTGCGTGTGAGCTTTTTATTGCAAGAGAAAAATAAACACGAGCTAGAAGCATTTAAGAATTTTTGGGTGGATAAAGTTGATTATGTCTCTGTGCAACGCTATGTGCCAATTTCACCTTTTGATGATGAAAGAAGTGTCGCAATCTCTGATGCTCCTATTGCTGGAAAACAAAGTTGTTCTTATCCTTTTGAATCTATTTTTATTCACGGAGATGGTTTGGCTGTCCCTTGTGCTTCGCATAGGGCAAAACACATTGCAGTGGGCAATATTTATAACAATTCTTTGTATGAAATTTGGCATTCTCAGGGAATGCAAGAGTTAAGAGAAGCACATAAAAATGGAGATTTAAGTAAAACAAAACTTTGCGATACTTGTTTGTTTAAGGGGTAG
- the aepX gene encoding phosphoenolpyruvate mutase codes for MDKKLVYVPMAADIIHTGHLNIIKESAKLGYVMVGLFSDKAIASYKRVPLMNYEQRKQIVESLKGVDEVVIQDEKDYSANLKQYKPNFLVHGSDWNTGPLNEERQKAIALMESWGGKVIEPEYTKGISSTKLNKNLKELGILPQVRLGALKKALFAKPLIRGIESHSGMSALIIEEACVKDKNGINQAFDFLWLSSLTDSSSKGKPDIEFVDLTSRIATVNDILEVSTKPIIYDGDTGSQIPHFAMMVKRLERLGVSAVVIEDKIGLKKNSLCEGESARHTQDSIENFCAKIKAGKQAQLTNDFMVIARIESLILEMGMEDAIARARAYIEAGADGIMIHSRKKDGAEILEFCKIYNTFANRKPLMAVPTNYPILSEEDLKNAGVNIVVYANQLLRASYTAMKNTALSILEHKRALEADKHYVSALEIINLIEGN; via the coding sequence ATGGATAAGAAACTAGTGTATGTTCCAATGGCGGCAGATATTATCCACACTGGGCATTTAAATATTATTAAAGAATCTGCAAAATTAGGTTATGTAATGGTTGGGCTTTTTTCTGATAAGGCAATTGCAAGCTATAAGAGAGTGCCATTGATGAATTATGAGCAAAGAAAGCAAATTGTAGAATCTTTAAAAGGTGTTGATGAAGTTGTAATTCAAGATGAAAAGGATTATAGTGCAAATTTAAAGCAATACAAGCCTAATTTTCTTGTGCATGGTAGTGATTGGAATACAGGTCCCTTAAATGAGGAGCGACAAAAGGCAATCGCTCTTATGGAATCTTGGGGAGGAAAAGTTATAGAACCAGAGTATACAAAAGGCATTTCTTCAACAAAACTCAATAAAAATTTAAAAGAGTTAGGGATTTTGCCACAAGTTAGATTAGGGGCTTTAAAGAAAGCTTTATTTGCAAAACCATTAATTAGAGGTATTGAATCGCATAGTGGAATGAGTGCTTTGATTATAGAGGAAGCTTGTGTAAAAGATAAAAATGGAATCAATCAAGCTTTTGATTTTTTATGGTTAAGTTCCCTTACGGATTCTAGCTCTAAAGGTAAGCCAGATATTGAGTTTGTGGATTTGACTTCTAGGATTGCTACTGTTAATGATATTTTAGAGGTTTCTACAAAGCCTATTATTTATGATGGAGATACAGGATCTCAGATTCCGCATTTTGCAATGATGGTGAAACGCTTGGAGAGGTTAGGTGTGAGTGCTGTTGTGATAGAAGATAAAATTGGATTAAAGAAAAATTCCTTATGTGAAGGTGAGTCTGCTAGGCATACGCAAGATTCCATTGAAAATTTTTGTGCAAAGATTAAGGCTGGAAAACAAGCACAATTGACAAATGATTTTATGGTGATTGCAAGGATTGAAAGTTTGATTTTAGAGATGGGAATGGAAGATGCTATCGCGCGTGCAAGGGCTTATATAGAAGCTGGAGCTGATGGAATTATGATTCACTCACGCAAAAAAGATGGAGCAGAGATTTTAGAGTTTTGTAAAATTTACAATACTTTTGCTAATCGCAAGCCATTAATGGCAGTGCCAACTAACTATCCTATCTTGAGTGAGGAAGATTTGAAAAATGCTGGAGTGAATATTGTTGTGTATGCAAATCAACTTTTAAGAGCGTCTTATACGGCAATGAAAAATACAGCATTATCTATTTTGGAGCATAAAAGAGCGTTAGAAGCGGATAAACATTATGTTTCAGCACTAGAAATTATTAATTTGATTGAAGGAAATTAA